One window of the Hippoglossus hippoglossus isolate fHipHip1 chromosome 9, fHipHip1.pri, whole genome shotgun sequence genome contains the following:
- the LOC117768486 gene encoding membrane-associated phosphatidylinositol transfer protein 2-like isoform X5 encodes MLIKEYRIPMPMSVEEYRIAQLYMIQKKSREESCGEGSGVEILENKPYTDGPGGTGQYTHKVYHIGMHIPSWFRSILPKAALRVEEESWNAYPYTRTRYTCPFVEKFSIDIETYYKPDTGNQADVFNMSAVEKRQRTIDPIDIVTDPIPPHEYKAEEDTRLYKSDKTQRGPLQDDWIEEYNNNPGKTPIMCAYKLCKVEFRYWGMQSKIERFIHDVGLRKVMVRAHRQAWCWQDEWYGLTMEDIRQLELETQLTLARKMAQFSQADEATEANGGAPSPDKDQEVKEAISSIEAEDVVVSSGGDTLQPRGVLTKQWSTSSRSSRSSKRGVSPSRHSLSEWRMQSIARDSDDSSDEEFFDAHEDLSDNEEVFPKEISKWNSNDLMDKIEAADTEETTGEMYKEMTVDYERGTSEDRLDEVQESSSQQCLQPSKIHVLILVLHGGNILDTGGGDQNSKQADVNTISTAFDTVMRVHYPAALGRIAIRLVPCPAICAEAFSLVSNLSPYSYDEGCLSSSQDHIPLAALPLLATSAPQYQEAVATVIVRANQVYTDFLKSHDGSAFSGQVCLIGDCVGGILGFDALCSSNQTVNESQNSSRRGSIVSVQDQDLLSPGIIVNSGHGSSSPTLEGSRHLSRSNIDIPRAGAGDDTKRQLPRKRSDSSTYEMDTIKQHQAFLSSLHSSVLRSDAVSRRSSSSTMLDGGSLGKFDFEVSDFFLFGSPLGLVLALRKTVIPMLDVAQLRPACQQVYNLFHPADPSASRLEPLLERKFHLLPPFNVPRYQRFPLGDGNSALLVETVQSNAQLLLDSGHPLSLRCQETISETCIPVPVLNWQEGFLKATPATMESDVVQSHGGVFMDSSYPSSPVTGPLSRGQRRASEVSIASQVSGMADSYTATNVANIAARWWGTKRLDFALYCPDALTAFPTVALPHLFHASYWESTDVVSFLLRQVMRHENSSILELDGKEVSEFTPSKPREKWLRKRTLVKIRNVTANHRVNDAVFTEGGQQLVTGRFMYGPLDMVTLAGEKVDLHIMTQPPSGEWVCFNTEVTNSSGRVSFILPEDKRLGVGVYPVKMVVRGDHTFADSYLTIIPRGTEFVVFSIDGSFAASVSIMGSDPKVRAGAVDVVRHWQDLGYLIIYVTGRPDMQKQRVVAWLSQHNFPHGIVSFCDGLVHDPLRHKANFLKTLTEAHLKIFAGYGSTKDISVYTAIGLPSSQIYIVGRPSKKMQCQFITEGYAAHLSQLEYNHRSRPAKSSTARMVLRKGSFGLGANSDFLRKRNHLLRTISSQPAPSSPTGSIHNRPERTQSQSDSERLERERMERAHTHSQGATQRSMSITASCWGRSSSTKLEPGALSPK; translated from the exons ATGCTCATCAAGGAGTACCGCATCCCCATGCCCATGAGTGTGGAGGAGTACCGCATCGCCCAGCTCTATATGATCCAG AAAAAAAGCCGTGAGGAGAGCTGTGGTGAAGGCAGTGGGGTGGAGATCCTTGAGAATAAGCCCTACACAGATGGACCGGGCGGGACGGGCCAGTACACCCACAAGGTCTACCACATTGGCATGCACATTCCCAGCTGGTTCCGCTCCATCCTGCCCAAAGCGGCGCTGAGGGTTGAAGAGGAGTCCTGGAACGCCTACCCTTACACCCGCACCAG atACACTTGTCCCTTCGTTGAGAAGTTTTCCATCGACATTGAAACCTACTACAAACCTGACACAGGCAACCAGGCAGACGTCTTTAACATGTCTGCAGtagagaagaggcagaggacaaTCG ACCCAATTGACATAGTGACTGACCCCATCCCCCCTCACGAGTacaaagcagaggaggacaCACGGCTCTACAAGTCCGACAAGACCCAGAGGGGTCCCCTGCAAGACGACTGGATAGAGGAGTACAACAACAACCCAGGGAAGACCCCCATCATGTGTGCCTACAAATTGTGCAAGGTGGAGTTCCGCTACTGGGGCATGCAGTCGAAGATTGAGCGCTTCATTCATGATGTTG GTCTGAGAAAGGTGATGGTCCGTGCCCACCGGCAGGCCTGGTGCTGGCAGGATGAGTGGTACGGTCTGACCATGGAGGACATCAGGCAGCTTGAGCTGGAAACTCAGCTGACCCTGGCCAGGAAGATGGCCCAGTTCAGCCAGGCAGATGAGGCCACCGAGGCCAATGGAGGCGCTCCGTCTCCAGACAAAGATCAGGAAGTCAAAGAAGCGATCAGCTCCATTGAAGCAGAGGATGTGGTTGTCAGCTCAGGGGGAGACACTCTGCAGCCACGAGGTGTGCTCACCAAGCAGTGGTCCACCTCCTCACGATCGTCTCGCTCCTccaagagaggag tgaGCCCGTCACGTCACAGCCTCTCGGAGTGGAGGATGCAGAGCATAGCGCGAGACTCAGACGACAGCTCGGACGAGGAGTTCTTCGACGCTCATG AGGATCTCTCAGACAACGAGGAGGTCTTCCCCAAGGAAATCTCCAAGTGGAACTCCAACGACCTCATGGACAAGATTGAAGCGGCGGACACAGAGGAAACTACTG gtgagaTGTACAAGGAAATGACAGTGGATTATGAAAGAGGAACCAGCGAGGACAGACTAGATGAGGTG CAGGAGAGCTCGTCCCAGCAGTGCCTGCAGCCTTCCAAGATCCACGTGCTGATCTTGGTTCTGCACGGAGGGAACATCCTGGACACAGGTGGAGGGGACCAGAACAGCAAGCAGGCGGACGTCAACACTATTAGCACAGCTTTTGACACAGTCATGCGTGTTCACTACCCTGCTGCGCTGGGACGCATCGCCATCCGCTTGGTGCCCTGCCCTGCCATCTGTGCCGAGGCCTTCTCCCTGGTGTCCAA CCTGAGCCCTTATAGCTACGATGAGGGATGTCTGTCCAGCAGCCAGGACCACATCCCACTGGCAGCGCTGCCCCTGCTGGCCACCTCTGCTCCACAGTACCAGGAGGCCGTGGCCACCGTCATCGTCAGAGCCAACCAGGTGTACACCGATTTTCTAAAGTCCCATGACGGGTCTGCCTTCTCCGGCCAG GTTTGTCTCATCGGGGACTGTGTGGGAGGAATCTTGGGATTCGatgctctgtgcagcagcaaccaGACAGTCAATGAAAGTCAGAACAGCAGCCGCAGGGGCAGCATCGTCAGTGTCCAG GATCAggacctcctctctcctggaATCATTGTCAACAGCGGACACGGCTCATCCTCCCCGACCCTGGAGGGCAGCCGCCACCTCAGTCGCAGCAACATCGACATCCCTCGTGCCGGTGCAGGAGACGACACCAAGAGACAACTGCCGCGCAAGAGGAGTGACTCCTCCACATATGAAATGGACACAATAAAACAGCACCAGGCCTTCctgtccag CCTGCACTCCAGTGTCTTGCGGAGCGATGCGGTTTCACGCAGGTCAAGCAGCAGCACCATGCTGGATGGAGGCTCCCTGGGGAAGTTTGACTTTGAGGTGTCCGACTTTTTCCTCTTTGGCTCGCCACTGGGCTTGGTCCTGGCACTGAGAAAGACCGTCATTCCTATGCTGGATG TGGCCCAGCTGCGACCTGCCTGTCAGCAGGTTTACAACCTGTTCCACCCCGCCGATCCCTCAGCCTCCCGCCTGGAGCCTCTGCTGGAGAGGAAGTTCCACCTCCTGCCTCCCTTCAACGTGCCCCGTTACCAACGCTTTCCCCTGGGTGATGGAAACTCTGCCCTCCTGG TGGAGACAGTCCAGAGCAACGCTCAGCTGCTACTTGACAGCGGGCATCCCCTGTCCCTTCGCTGTCAGGAGACCATCAGTGAGACCTGCATCCCTGTGCCTGTGCTAAACTGGCAGGAGGGCTTCCTCAAAGCCACACCCGCCACTATGGAGT CGGATGTTGTTCAGTCTCATGGTGGTGTCTTCATGGACAGTTCGTACCCCTCATCCCCCGTAACGGGCCCCCTCTCCCGGGGCCAGCGGAGGGCCAGTGAGGTCAGCATTGCCAGCCAGGTCTCAGGAATGGCAGACAGTTACACTGCCACCAACGTAGCCAACA TTGCCGCACGCTGGTGGGGCACAAAGCGGCTGGACTTTGCCCTGTACTGCCCCGATGCTCTGACCGCTTTTCCCACAGTGGCTTTACCGCACCTCTTCCACGCATCTTACTGGGAGTCCACCgatgttgtgtcttttctcctgAGACAA GTCATGAGGCATGAAAACTCCAGCATCCTGGAGCTTGATGGGAAAGAAGTGTCTGAATTCACCCCGTCCAAACCTCGAGAGAAGTGGCTCCGCAAGAGGACTCTTGTAAAGATCAGG AATGTCACTGCCAACCACCGGGTGAACGATGCTGTGTTTACTGAGGGCGGTCAGCAGCTCGTGACAGGTCGCTTCATGTACGGCCCTCTGGACATGGTCACTTTGGCCGGGGAGAAG GTCGACCTCCACATTATGACCCAGCCTCCATCAGGAGAGTGGGTGTGCTTCAACACAGAGGTGACAAACAGCAGCGGCCGTGTGTCGTTTATCCTCCCAGAAGACAAGCGACTGGGCGTCGGCGTCTACCCAGTTAAAATGGTTGTGAG GGGTGACCACACGTTTGCAGACAGCTACCTGACAATTATTCCACGCGGCACAGAGTTTGTGGTATTCAGTATTGACGGGTCTTTTGCTGCCAGTGTGTCAATCATGGGCAGTGACCCCAAAGTGAGGGCAGGAGCTGTGGACGTTGTCAG GCACTGGCAGGATCTGGGTTATTTGATCATCTATGTAACGGGACGTCCAGACATGCAGAAGCAGCGGGTGGTGGCTTGGTTGTCTCAGCACAACTTCCCTCACGGCATCGTCTCCTTCTGCGATGGCCTGGTCCATGACCCACTCAGACACAAGGCCAATTTCCTCAAGACTTTAACAGAG GCTCACTTGAAGATTTTCGCCGGCTACGGATCAACCAAAGACATCTCAGTCTACACCGCCATCGGCCTGCCTTCCTCCCAAATATACATCGTCGGCAGACCCTCCAAGAAGATGCAGTGCCAG TTCATCACAGAGGGCTATGCAGCTCACTTGTCCCAGCTGGAATACAACCACCGTTCTCGGCCAGCCAAGTCCAGCACCGCTCGCATGGTGCTGCGTAAAGGCAGCTTCGGCTTGGGCGCCAACAGCGACTTCCTGAGGAAGAGGAACCACCTGCTTCGCACCATCTCCTCCCAGCCGGCTCCCAGCTCCCCGACGGGCAGCATCCACAACAGGCCGGAGCGCACGCAGAGCCAATCGGACAGCGAGCGGCTGGAGAGGGAGCGGATGGAGCGCGCTCACACCCACAGTCAGGGAGCGACCCAGCGCAGCATGAGCATCACGGCGAGCTGCTGgggccgcagcagcagcaccaagTTGGAACCAGGAGCTCTCAGCCCAAAATGA
- the LOC117768486 gene encoding membrane-associated phosphatidylinositol transfer protein 2-like isoform X6: MLIKEYRIPMPMSVEEYRIAQLYMIQKKSREESCGEGSGVEILENKPYTDGPGGTGQYTHKVYHIGMHIPSWFRSILPKAALRVEEESWNAYPYTRTRYTCPFVEKFSIDIETYYKPDTGNQADVFNMSAVEKRQRTIDPIDIVTDPIPPHEYKAEEDTRLYKSDKTQRGPLQDDWIEEYNNNPGKTPIMCAYKLCKVEFRYWGMQSKIERFIHDVGLRKVMVRAHRQAWCWQDEWYGLTMEDIRQLELETQLTLARKMAQFSQADEATEANGGAPSPDKDQEVKEAISSIEAEDVVVSSGGDTLQPRGVLTKQWSTSSRSSRSSKRGVSPSRHSLSEWRMQSIARDSDDSSDEEFFDAHEDLSDNEEVFPKEISKWNSNDLMDKIEAADTEETTGEMYKEMTVDYERGTSEDRLDEVQESSSQQCLQPSKIHVLILVLHGGNILDTGGGDQNSKQADVNTISTAFDTVMRVHYPAALGRIAIRLVPCPAICAEAFSLVSNLSPYSYDEGCLSSSQDHIPLAALPLLATSAPQYQEAVATVIVRANQVYTDFLKSHDGSAFSGQVCLIGDCVGGILGFDALCSSNQTVNESQNSSRRGSIVSVQDQDLLSPGIIVNSGHGSSSPTLEGSRHLSRSNIDIPRAGAGDDTKRQLPRKRSDSSTYEMDTIKQHQAFLSSLHSSVLRSDAVSRRSSSSTMLDGGSLGKFDFEVSDFFLFGSPLGLVLALRKTVIPMLDVAQLRPACQQVYNLFHPADPSASRLEPLLERKFHLLPPFNVPRYQRFPLGDGNSALLADVVQSHGGVFMDSSYPSSPVTGPLSRGQRRASEVSIASQVSGMADSYTATNVANIAARWWGTKRLDFALYCPDALTAFPTVALPHLFHASYWESTDVVSFLLRQVMRHENSSILELDGKEVSEFTPSKPREKWLRKRTLVKIRNVTANHRVNDAVFTEGGQQLVTGRFMYGPLDMVTLAGEKVDLHIMTQPPSGEWVCFNTEVTNSSGRVSFILPEDKRLGVGVYPVKMVVRGDHTFADSYLTIIPRGTEFVVFSIDGSFAASVSIMGSDPKVRAGAVDVVRHWQDLGYLIIYVTGRPDMQKQRVVAWLSQHNFPHGIVSFCDGLVHDPLRHKANFLKTLTEAHLKIFAGYGSTKDISVYTAIGLPSSQIYIVGRPSKKMQCQFITEGYAAHLSQLEYNHRSRPAKSSTARMVLRKGSFGLGANSDFLRKRNHLLRTISSQPAPSSPTGSIHNRPERTQSQSDSERLERERMERAHTHSQGATQRSMSITASCWGRSSSTKLEPGALSPK; encoded by the exons ATGCTCATCAAGGAGTACCGCATCCCCATGCCCATGAGTGTGGAGGAGTACCGCATCGCCCAGCTCTATATGATCCAG AAAAAAAGCCGTGAGGAGAGCTGTGGTGAAGGCAGTGGGGTGGAGATCCTTGAGAATAAGCCCTACACAGATGGACCGGGCGGGACGGGCCAGTACACCCACAAGGTCTACCACATTGGCATGCACATTCCCAGCTGGTTCCGCTCCATCCTGCCCAAAGCGGCGCTGAGGGTTGAAGAGGAGTCCTGGAACGCCTACCCTTACACCCGCACCAG atACACTTGTCCCTTCGTTGAGAAGTTTTCCATCGACATTGAAACCTACTACAAACCTGACACAGGCAACCAGGCAGACGTCTTTAACATGTCTGCAGtagagaagaggcagaggacaaTCG ACCCAATTGACATAGTGACTGACCCCATCCCCCCTCACGAGTacaaagcagaggaggacaCACGGCTCTACAAGTCCGACAAGACCCAGAGGGGTCCCCTGCAAGACGACTGGATAGAGGAGTACAACAACAACCCAGGGAAGACCCCCATCATGTGTGCCTACAAATTGTGCAAGGTGGAGTTCCGCTACTGGGGCATGCAGTCGAAGATTGAGCGCTTCATTCATGATGTTG GTCTGAGAAAGGTGATGGTCCGTGCCCACCGGCAGGCCTGGTGCTGGCAGGATGAGTGGTACGGTCTGACCATGGAGGACATCAGGCAGCTTGAGCTGGAAACTCAGCTGACCCTGGCCAGGAAGATGGCCCAGTTCAGCCAGGCAGATGAGGCCACCGAGGCCAATGGAGGCGCTCCGTCTCCAGACAAAGATCAGGAAGTCAAAGAAGCGATCAGCTCCATTGAAGCAGAGGATGTGGTTGTCAGCTCAGGGGGAGACACTCTGCAGCCACGAGGTGTGCTCACCAAGCAGTGGTCCACCTCCTCACGATCGTCTCGCTCCTccaagagaggag tgaGCCCGTCACGTCACAGCCTCTCGGAGTGGAGGATGCAGAGCATAGCGCGAGACTCAGACGACAGCTCGGACGAGGAGTTCTTCGACGCTCATG AGGATCTCTCAGACAACGAGGAGGTCTTCCCCAAGGAAATCTCCAAGTGGAACTCCAACGACCTCATGGACAAGATTGAAGCGGCGGACACAGAGGAAACTACTG gtgagaTGTACAAGGAAATGACAGTGGATTATGAAAGAGGAACCAGCGAGGACAGACTAGATGAGGTG CAGGAGAGCTCGTCCCAGCAGTGCCTGCAGCCTTCCAAGATCCACGTGCTGATCTTGGTTCTGCACGGAGGGAACATCCTGGACACAGGTGGAGGGGACCAGAACAGCAAGCAGGCGGACGTCAACACTATTAGCACAGCTTTTGACACAGTCATGCGTGTTCACTACCCTGCTGCGCTGGGACGCATCGCCATCCGCTTGGTGCCCTGCCCTGCCATCTGTGCCGAGGCCTTCTCCCTGGTGTCCAA CCTGAGCCCTTATAGCTACGATGAGGGATGTCTGTCCAGCAGCCAGGACCACATCCCACTGGCAGCGCTGCCCCTGCTGGCCACCTCTGCTCCACAGTACCAGGAGGCCGTGGCCACCGTCATCGTCAGAGCCAACCAGGTGTACACCGATTTTCTAAAGTCCCATGACGGGTCTGCCTTCTCCGGCCAG GTTTGTCTCATCGGGGACTGTGTGGGAGGAATCTTGGGATTCGatgctctgtgcagcagcaaccaGACAGTCAATGAAAGTCAGAACAGCAGCCGCAGGGGCAGCATCGTCAGTGTCCAG GATCAggacctcctctctcctggaATCATTGTCAACAGCGGACACGGCTCATCCTCCCCGACCCTGGAGGGCAGCCGCCACCTCAGTCGCAGCAACATCGACATCCCTCGTGCCGGTGCAGGAGACGACACCAAGAGACAACTGCCGCGCAAGAGGAGTGACTCCTCCACATATGAAATGGACACAATAAAACAGCACCAGGCCTTCctgtccag CCTGCACTCCAGTGTCTTGCGGAGCGATGCGGTTTCACGCAGGTCAAGCAGCAGCACCATGCTGGATGGAGGCTCCCTGGGGAAGTTTGACTTTGAGGTGTCCGACTTTTTCCTCTTTGGCTCGCCACTGGGCTTGGTCCTGGCACTGAGAAAGACCGTCATTCCTATGCTGGATG TGGCCCAGCTGCGACCTGCCTGTCAGCAGGTTTACAACCTGTTCCACCCCGCCGATCCCTCAGCCTCCCGCCTGGAGCCTCTGCTGGAGAGGAAGTTCCACCTCCTGCCTCCCTTCAACGTGCCCCGTTACCAACGCTTTCCCCTGGGTGATGGAAACTCTGCCCTCCTGG CGGATGTTGTTCAGTCTCATGGTGGTGTCTTCATGGACAGTTCGTACCCCTCATCCCCCGTAACGGGCCCCCTCTCCCGGGGCCAGCGGAGGGCCAGTGAGGTCAGCATTGCCAGCCAGGTCTCAGGAATGGCAGACAGTTACACTGCCACCAACGTAGCCAACA TTGCCGCACGCTGGTGGGGCACAAAGCGGCTGGACTTTGCCCTGTACTGCCCCGATGCTCTGACCGCTTTTCCCACAGTGGCTTTACCGCACCTCTTCCACGCATCTTACTGGGAGTCCACCgatgttgtgtcttttctcctgAGACAA GTCATGAGGCATGAAAACTCCAGCATCCTGGAGCTTGATGGGAAAGAAGTGTCTGAATTCACCCCGTCCAAACCTCGAGAGAAGTGGCTCCGCAAGAGGACTCTTGTAAAGATCAGG AATGTCACTGCCAACCACCGGGTGAACGATGCTGTGTTTACTGAGGGCGGTCAGCAGCTCGTGACAGGTCGCTTCATGTACGGCCCTCTGGACATGGTCACTTTGGCCGGGGAGAAG GTCGACCTCCACATTATGACCCAGCCTCCATCAGGAGAGTGGGTGTGCTTCAACACAGAGGTGACAAACAGCAGCGGCCGTGTGTCGTTTATCCTCCCAGAAGACAAGCGACTGGGCGTCGGCGTCTACCCAGTTAAAATGGTTGTGAG GGGTGACCACACGTTTGCAGACAGCTACCTGACAATTATTCCACGCGGCACAGAGTTTGTGGTATTCAGTATTGACGGGTCTTTTGCTGCCAGTGTGTCAATCATGGGCAGTGACCCCAAAGTGAGGGCAGGAGCTGTGGACGTTGTCAG GCACTGGCAGGATCTGGGTTATTTGATCATCTATGTAACGGGACGTCCAGACATGCAGAAGCAGCGGGTGGTGGCTTGGTTGTCTCAGCACAACTTCCCTCACGGCATCGTCTCCTTCTGCGATGGCCTGGTCCATGACCCACTCAGACACAAGGCCAATTTCCTCAAGACTTTAACAGAG GCTCACTTGAAGATTTTCGCCGGCTACGGATCAACCAAAGACATCTCAGTCTACACCGCCATCGGCCTGCCTTCCTCCCAAATATACATCGTCGGCAGACCCTCCAAGAAGATGCAGTGCCAG TTCATCACAGAGGGCTATGCAGCTCACTTGTCCCAGCTGGAATACAACCACCGTTCTCGGCCAGCCAAGTCCAGCACCGCTCGCATGGTGCTGCGTAAAGGCAGCTTCGGCTTGGGCGCCAACAGCGACTTCCTGAGGAAGAGGAACCACCTGCTTCGCACCATCTCCTCCCAGCCGGCTCCCAGCTCCCCGACGGGCAGCATCCACAACAGGCCGGAGCGCACGCAGAGCCAATCGGACAGCGAGCGGCTGGAGAGGGAGCGGATGGAGCGCGCTCACACCCACAGTCAGGGAGCGACCCAGCGCAGCATGAGCATCACGGCGAGCTGCTGgggccgcagcagcagcaccaagTTGGAACCAGGAGCTCTCAGCCCAAAATGA